In a single window of the Micromonospora sp. WMMD1155 genome:
- a CDS encoding acetolactate synthase large subunit, with protein MTRPTPETLAHTARRARAAAEPTVDVDPASARSAVTPAVPAVRPPAPAQVSGAGSLVRSLEALGVDVVFGIPGGAILPAYDPLYDSTVRHILVRHEQGAGHAATGYAQATGKVGVCIATSGPGATNLVTPIADAYMDSVAMVAITGQVARPSIGTDAFQEADIQGITLPITKHNFLVQNAEEIPRVLAEAFHLASSGRPGPVLVDIPKDVLQAPTTFSWPPTLDLPGYRPTLHPHGKQIREAARLMAGARRPVLYVGGGVLKAGATDGLRRLAELTGIPVVTTLMALGAFPDSHRQHLGMPGMHGTVAAVYGLQKSDLIVALGARFDDRVTGKLDSFAPDATVVHADIDPAEIGKNRHVDVPIVGDAKHVIDELIAAVTVERSAGRTTDLGDWWTQLDDLRDRYPLGYDEPSDGTLSPQYVIKRLGEIAGPDTIFVAGVGQHQMWASQFISYEKPHTWLNSGGLGTMGYAVPAAMGAKVGKPDTVVWAVDGDGCFQMTNQELATCALEGIPVKIAVINNGNLGMVRQWQTLFYNERYSNTELGTHKHRIPDFVKLAEALGCVGLRCENAADVDKTIAAAMEINDAPVVIDFVVGKDAMVWPMVAAGTSNDEIMFARGVRPVFDEDDI; from the coding sequence ATGACGAGACCCACGCCCGAGACCCTCGCCCACACCGCCCGCCGGGCCCGCGCGGCCGCCGAGCCGACCGTCGACGTCGACCCGGCCTCCGCACGCAGCGCGGTCACCCCGGCCGTTCCGGCGGTACGGCCCCCCGCTCCCGCCCAGGTCTCCGGGGCCGGCTCGCTCGTGCGGTCCCTCGAAGCGCTCGGCGTCGACGTCGTCTTCGGCATCCCGGGCGGCGCGATCCTGCCGGCGTACGACCCGCTCTACGACTCCACCGTCCGGCACATCCTGGTGCGCCACGAGCAGGGCGCCGGGCACGCGGCGACGGGGTACGCGCAGGCCACCGGCAAGGTCGGTGTCTGCATCGCGACCTCCGGTCCGGGCGCGACGAACCTGGTCACCCCGATCGCCGACGCGTACATGGACTCGGTCGCGATGGTCGCGATCACCGGGCAGGTGGCCCGTCCGTCGATCGGCACCGACGCCTTCCAGGAGGCGGACATCCAGGGCATCACCCTGCCGATCACCAAGCACAACTTCCTCGTCCAGAACGCCGAGGAGATCCCGCGGGTGCTGGCCGAGGCGTTCCACCTGGCCAGCAGCGGGCGGCCCGGTCCGGTGCTGGTGGACATCCCCAAGGACGTCCTCCAGGCGCCGACCACCTTCTCCTGGCCGCCCACGCTGGACCTGCCCGGTTACCGGCCCACCCTGCACCCGCACGGCAAGCAGATCCGGGAGGCGGCGCGGCTGATGGCCGGGGCCCGCCGGCCGGTGCTCTACGTCGGCGGCGGCGTGCTCAAGGCCGGTGCCACCGACGGGCTGCGCCGGCTGGCCGAGCTGACCGGCATCCCGGTCGTCACGACGTTGATGGCGCTCGGTGCCTTCCCCGACTCGCACCGGCAGCACCTGGGGATGCCCGGCATGCACGGCACTGTCGCGGCGGTCTACGGCCTGCAGAAGTCGGATCTGATCGTCGCGCTGGGCGCGCGGTTCGACGACCGGGTCACCGGCAAGCTGGACTCGTTCGCCCCGGACGCGACCGTGGTGCACGCGGACATCGACCCGGCGGAGATCGGCAAGAACCGGCACGTGGACGTGCCGATCGTCGGCGACGCCAAGCACGTCATCGACGAGCTGATCGCCGCCGTCACGGTCGAGCGGTCGGCGGGGCGCACCACCGATCTGGGCGACTGGTGGACGCAACTGGACGACCTGCGCGACCGTTACCCGCTGGGCTACGACGAGCCGTCCGACGGCACGCTCTCCCCGCAGTACGTGATCAAGCGCCTGGGCGAGATCGCCGGCCCCGACACGATCTTCGTGGCCGGGGTGGGCCAGCACCAGATGTGGGCCTCCCAGTTCATCTCCTACGAGAAGCCGCACACCTGGTTGAACTCCGGCGGCCTCGGCACGATGGGCTACGCGGTCCCGGCGGCGATGGGCGCGAAGGTCGGCAAGCCGGACACGGTGGTCTGGGCGGTCGACGGTGACGGCTGCTTCCAGATGACCAACCAGGAGTTGGCCACCTGCGCGCTGGAGGGCATCCCGGTCAAGATCGCCGTGATCAACAACGGCAATCTCGGCATGGTCCGGCAGTGGCAGACGCTGTTCTACAACGAGCGCTACTCCAACACCGAGCTGGGCACCCACAAGCACCGCATCCCCGACTTCGTGAAGCTCGCCGAGGCGTTGGGCTGCGTCGGCCTGCGGTGCGAGAACGCGGCCGACGTCGACAAGACCATCGCCGCCGCGATGGAGATCAACGACGCCCCGGTGGTGATCGACTTCGTGGTCGGCAAGGACGCGATGGTCTGGCCGATGGTCGCCGCCGGCACCAGCAACGACGAGATCATGTTCGCCCGCGGCGTCCGCCCGGTCTTCGACGAGGACGACATCTAG